In the genome of Brachypodium distachyon strain Bd21 chromosome 3, Brachypodium_distachyon_v3.0, whole genome shotgun sequence, the window AAGGTGCTGCTGTGTCGAGAAAGACATTTTATTCGATATGTGGAACttatatatttttcaaaaaattgcaGTGTTAATCTCGTGCGGTATGTGTGATTTTCCAGTTTGTTTACTGAAGGTCGCCTTTGTTGGATTGCCGAACCATTATTTAGGGGACATATATTTGTTCCTTTTGGGTGAAAAGTTACTGTTTCTTCAAAGATGACTCTAATCATCCAATATTGCATTGATTATCTGTATTGCTGCAGATGCTTTAAAAAATGATGATGCGGATGACCtgttattttgttgttgagaATATACGTTTGAGAAGAACAGAATGGACTAGTTCTACAGCCCAGTAAGAATGGGCTTTCTACGCGGCCCAAAAGGGACCCTAGCACGAAATGGCCATGACATAACCAAGCCCAATAGACAGAGAGGCCtcttcccctcaaaaaaaaaaaaagacagagaAGCCTCTTCCCCCGGTCTCTGCTTCCGCCGCTCCATCGCCATCAGTCCCGACAAGCCGGAGAGTGCCTCATTCTCTGCCGCGTCACTGCTTCAGCCCAAGCGCGGGCCGGCGACTGTCTTTCCGATGCAATGCCTGCAGCGACCATGGAGGGCCACCGCGCCCCACGCTGCTGTGTCGGCAGCACTCAGGCTGTTCGGCGGAATGCCGACCCAGGCCAATTCGAGGGTGGCTCTGCTGCGTGCTGCAAATGCAAGGACGTCCGTGGTCTCTGCACCGCGCGAATCGTTCCACGTGGTTAGTGCTTCTTCTGATCGCCCATTCCTTCCTCTCGTCTTCTGCTAGTATCTGCGTACTGTTGTGCATCCATGCTGAGTTATTCGCATTCCAGACATGGTAGGCGTATTGCATTCTCTGTTTTCTTATTCCGTTCCATTGGATGCTTGGTCTGAACAAACATGAAACATTTGTGGTAGCTCGCTAATTCTCGTCCAACTCCGGCGTGGTCTATAAAATCGGTTGACCGGAAACAAACAGCTGACTTCACACAGTATCTGCACTTGAGTGGAAAGCATTTTCGATCTTTCAATGAGAAAAAAGGACAACCAGTTCATACGTTGATACCTTTTTCCATGCTTGAAACTTAAGTATATAGGAGTATATAGGAATTCAAGAAACATCTGAAGGAAGATGCATTTTTACAAAAATCTTTCCTTAAAGAAGTTCGTAAAGCTAAAAAGGGATATCTGTTCGGCTCTACAAAACAAACTGTGCGATCATCAGAAGTAGTAGGAAAAGTACAAGTACATCCCACACGGAAATACAAGATTATCTCTCATGTGTAGTTCATTGTATCTTGGCTATTCTTTGGCATTTTGCATCTGTGAGTCAGCGTCTATACTGGCCAGGCAGGAGACTA includes:
- the LOC106866519 gene encoding uncharacterized protein LOC106866519 — its product is MGFLRGPKGTLARNGHDITKPNRQRGLFPSKKKKDREASSPGLCFRRSIAISPDKPESASFSAASLLQPKRGPATVFPMQCLQRPWRATAPHAAVSAALRLFGGMPTQANSRVALLRAANARTSVVSAPRESFHVDSTWKDYSEKAIYSSKSCSHGLLQCVRFTNCLLQEKRCFQENKESLKIFATIRWAK